In the genome of Oscarella lobularis chromosome 1, ooOscLobu1.1, whole genome shotgun sequence, one region contains:
- the LOC136188053 gene encoding uncharacterized protein, which yields MRQLVSREEYRSLSRFRRSEQHEKLLSEVLPKKGAVCYDKFCVMLSVTGRQDIVELLCHLQNITLDEASEKETKLSEASSERRDSLIKFQLFDMTLAFKKAQTVQEDIGEAGGIIRSEFFRVTIPPGAIKGKALCTGFTVYEYQSEESEGVKDDTEVTDIIVLHPCGAKFAKHAEIRIAHTVPEQRETCLLYKGRDAGDFSVTPCELYRQNSVTDEVGMTATLCLPFIDIRTKHFCKLFSCLFGCAGHCYRALAFGRWKRGDSPRTVTIDLHFTSSKSSYVSVVERCHEGLPQLLNCNATIFFSRHDPITLKIKNASPGWKLISTPTRDIQKQELIQAKKSPSKYCSRSFMLEKEDDDATDILWLEVHLTGGKKTDCLLTLGEYALSSVAGQSRVAITCSSGQLTLSSPVTDDHIRELHPKVGAFWKAVANFLGPLHLTSDQIKLIGRSREFENDADRCREMLSRWRMKQISATIGDVLKALLHNDVGLLDVAEEVFGREAVSLYRHKEHGVPVLVQLSSGTEASLKTTFKALSESITLQYCEMTLKFKKAQTVQKNVDKAGGTINSEFFTVTIPPGAIEGKILYTGFTVYEYQPEESKGVEDDTEITDLIVLHPCGEKFAKTVDIRIRHTMSEESVTHLLYEREDAGVFSPTMLHDVTSGYRQGRPSVPTLVNGGVGMTATLYLSFVDIKTEHFCKLFACLFRCAGHCYRALAFGRWARGSSPDIATIDLHFTSSKSSYVNHVERCHNSLTQFLNYNATIFFSRHDPITLKITNIAPGWKLISTLATEIQKQELTQAKKSPSKYCTRSIMLKKKDKDADDPWLEIQLTGGKKTNCILMLKEYAMKGYTSTPSASKIPASDASLSDKTPLSSPVTDDQIRHLHIKIEAFWKKVANFLGPAPLTDDEIKQIRRSTDFDDSADRCKAMLNKWRKKQMNESGKSGTVGDVLKALLHSDVGLQDVAENVFGKAAVDHYYSKD from the exons ATGCGTCAGCTAGTCAGCAGGGAAGAGTACAGGTCTCTgtctcgctttcgtcgaagtGAGCAGCACGAGAAGTTGCTCTCTGAAGTTCTTCCTAAGAAAGGCGCGGTATGTTACGACAAATTTTGCGTCATGCTTTCCGTAACAGGACGCCAAGACATTGTCGAATTGCTTTGTCATCTTCAAAACATTACACTCGATGAAGcgtcagaaaaagaaacgaaacttTCTGAG GCTTCGTCTGAGCGTAGAGATTCTTTGATaaaatttcaattatttGACATGACGCTGGCATTCAAAAAAGCACAAACAGTGCAGGAGGACATTGGCGAAGCCGGTGGAATAATAAGATCTGAATTTTTCAGGGTGACTATACCGCCTGGAGCAATAAAAGGCAAAGCCTTATGCACAGGATTCACCGTTTACGAGTACCAGTCCGAAGAATCTGAAGGAGTCAAAGACGACACTGAAGTCACAGATATCATAGTCCTACATCCATGTGGCGCAAAATTTGCAAAGCATGCAGAAATAAGGATAGCACATACCGTTCCTGAGCAACGTGAGACTTGTCTTCTATACAAAGGACGAGATGCTGGTGACTTTTCTGTTACCCCATGCGAGCTTTACAGGCAGAATTCAGTGACCGATGAGGTCGGAATGACAGCCACTCTTTGTCTGCCCTTCATCGATATAAGAACAAAGCACTTTTGCAAGCTGTTTTCATGTCTATTTGGATGTGCCGGGCACTGCTATCGAGCGTTGGCTTTTGGAAGGTGGAAAAGAGGTGACTCTCCTCGCACAGTAACAATTGATCTGCATTTTACGTCTTCGAAATCATCCTACGTCAGTGTCGTTGAACGATGCCACGAAGGCTTGCCTCAGCTTTTGAACTGCAACGCTACAATATTCTTTTCACGGCATGATCCAATTACGCTTAAAATTAAGAACGCGTCTCCCGGTTGGAAACTGATCTCCACTCCTACGAGGGACATTCAAAAGCAAGAGTTGATTCAAGCAAAGAAATCTCCTTCAAAATACTGCTCGCGCAGCTTTATGCTAGAGAAGGAAGATGACGATGCTACTGACATTCTATGGCTTGAAGTTCACCTAACGGGAGGAAAGAAAACCGACTGCTTGCTGACGTTGGGAGAATACGCTTTGTCTTCAGTG GCTGGTCAAAGTAGAGTAGCTATCACCTGTTCCTCCG GTCAACTGACTTTGAGCAGTCCTGTTACTGATGATCACATCCGAGAGCTTCACCCCAAAGTAGGAGCATTTTGGAAGGCCGTAGCGAATTTTCTGGGTCCTTTGCATCTCACTTCTGATCAAATAAAACTGATCGGAAGAAGCAGAGAGtttgaaaacgacgccgatcgtTGCAGAGAAATGCTAAGTCGGTGGCGAATGAAGCAGATATCTGCGACCATTGGTGATGTGCTCAAAGCTCTCCTTCACAACGACGTTGGGCTTCTAGATGTAGCTGAAGAAGTTTTTGGCAGAGAGGCTGTGAGTCTTTACCGTCACAAAGAACATGGCGTGCCTGTATTAGTTCAGCTCTCGTCAGGAACAGAAGCGAGCCTAAAAACCACTTTTAAG GCTTTGTCTGAAAGTATCACACTTCAATACTGTGAAATGACACTGAAGTTCAAAAAGGCGCAGACAGTCCAGAAGAACGTTGACAAAGCTGGAGGAACAATCAATTCCGAATTTTTTACAGTAACAATTCCTCCTGGAGCAATAGAAGGCAAAATCTTATACACAGGATTTACTGTTTATGAGTATCAGCCAGAGGAATCCAAAGGGGTAGAAGACGACACGGAAATAACAGACCTTATAGTCTTACATCCCTGCGGCGAAAAATTCGCAAAGACTGTAGATATCAGGATAAGACATACCATGTCTGAAGAAAGTGTGACTCATCTTCTATATGAAAGAGAAGATGCCGGCGTCTTTTCTCCTACCATGTTACATGATGTCACAAGCGGATACCGACAAGGTAGGCCTTCCGTTCCAACTTTGGTAAATGGTGGAGTTGGAATGACAGCTACCCTTTATCTGTCATTCGTTGATATAAAAACAGAGCACTTCTGCAAGCTGTTTGCGTGTTTATTTCGATGTGCTGGGCACTGCTATCGAGCGTTGGCTTTTGGAAGGTGGGCAAGAGGCAGCTCTCCTGACATTGCAACGATTGATCTCCACTTTACGTCATCAAAATCATCTTACGTCAACCACGTTGAACGATGCCACAACAGCTTGACTCAGTTTTTGAACTACAACGCTACAATATTCTTTTCACGACATGATCCAATTACTCTTAAAATTACAAACATCGCCCCCGGTTGGAAACTGATCTCCACTCTTGCAACAGAAATTCAAAAGCAAGAGTTGACTCAAGCAAAGAAGTCTCCTTCAAAATACTGCACGCGCAGCATCAtgctaaaaaagaaagacaaagatGCTGACGATCCCTGGCTTGAAATTCAACTAACgggaggaaagaaaacgaactgCATTCTGATGTTGAAAGAGTATGCTATGAAAGGATACACTTCGACGCCATCG GCTAGCAAAATCCCAGCATCTGACGCCTCTCTCTCCG ATAAAACACCATTGAGCAGTCCTGTTACCGATGATCAAATTCGCCATCTTCACATTAAAATAGAGGCATTTTGGAAGAAAGTGGCAAATTTTCTGGGCCCTGCGCCTCTCACCGATGACGAGATAAAGCAGATTAGGAGAAGCACAGATTTTGATGACAGCGCTGATCGTTGCAAGGCAATGCTAAACAAATGGAGAAAGAAGCAAATGAACGAGAGTGGAAAATCTGGAACGGTTGGCGACGTGCTGAAGGCTCTCCTTCACAGCGACGTTGGACTCCAAGATGTAgccgaaaacgtttttgggAAAGCGGCCGTGGATCATTACTACAGCAAAGATTAA
- the LOC136188063 gene encoding uncharacterized protein, translating to MGGVLGFFRTAKERSKVNENAVPEHREGHAAAVLDRQMLVSGGAVVESGKKTCYMSSETIWSLNLRNSVWSKGTAKFRREVDVPIPSSASKIAVASNRCIYHYGGIHPSPRQFGSLAYTSNLHTLDPSTLEWRIVRRTSPWPHGRSGCGLCLLGDEENRVLVVFGGRGDEISSLATGASWIPATGLYREYNGFNNELWAFSLGDENWIPLECSGSRPLPRCGHTFTSIDKNRAVLIGGLDSQGSFKDAFIFKLNTREFVKMTGSFLLPSFCYHSAVAADVPGQGALLFIMCGYCDGHACVVFQIDAMNCRELSVPDGMICTRLQSVCCVALPNEVRFIRFGGGAATVKYNLFKSIPLLAIAKYEFNTPRRLTNVKLDRPIVEEGSGFEQEEVPEPTPDPMIRISESEIEYDEETDLLGSGCSGEVYRANLMKNNDVQRVAIKVFVKRRIMPTQSERLDKEARILLSIKRHPHILSLIGICTSPRCYALVMEYISGGDLFQVLTSADDHGIELWENRLGIANQIALGMSHLHKNEPTVIHLDLKSNNVLMNRITREGRTMYICKICDFGLAKMTDVSSVTQCREEGQTPGGTAMYIAPERYLSVTYGTEDSEQKREVAKKSDVFSYGILLWEIKERDRPYKEMPPVSIHLHTQAGGQLPEGKVEAPEAYTALLKDCVRFNPLERPSFDDVISILRNKLI from the exons ATGGGCGGCGTTCTGGGGTTCTTTCGCACTGCAAAGGAACGATCGAAG GTCAACGAAAATGCGGTGCCCGAACATCGTGAGGGTCACGCTGCCGCAGTGCTCGATCGTCAGATGCTCGTCTCGGGTGGAGCTGTAGTCGAATCCGGAAAGAAGACCTGCTACATGTCGAGCGAGACGATTTGGTCGTTGAATCTGCGCAACAGCGTCTGGTCGAAAGGAACGGCGAAGTTCCGGAGAGAAGTCGACGTTCCAAtaccgtcgtcggcgtcgaaaattgccgtcgcgtcgaatcgatgcaTCTATCACTACGGCGGCATTCACCCGTCGCCGCGCCAATTCGGAAGTCTCGCCTACACGAGCAATTTGCACACGCTCGATCCGTCGACGCTCGAATGGCGAATCGTTCGTCGTACGAGTCCCTGGCCGCACGGTCGCTCCGGATGCGGCTTGTGTttgctcggcgacgaggagaatcgagtgctcgtcgtcttcggggGACGAGGAGACGAGATTTCCTCTCTCGCGACGGGAGCCTCGTGGATTCCGGCCACTGGACTCTATCGCGAGTACAACGGCTTCAACAATGAGCTGTGGGCGTTTTCTCTAGGCGATG aaaattgGATTCCGTTGGAGTGCAGCGGATCGAGGCCATTGCCTCGTTGTGGCCACACGTTCACTTCTATTGATAAGAATCGGGCTGTACTCATTGGGGGCTTAGATTCGCAGGGGTCATTCAAAGATGCTTTTATATTCAAATTGAATACAAga GAGTTTGTGAAGATGACCGGCTCCTTTCTCCTGCCCTCCTTCTGCTATCACTCCGCTGTAGCTGCAGACGTTCCAGGACAGGGAGCACTTTTGTTTATAATGTGCGGCTATTGCGATGGACATGCGTGCGTTGTCTTTCAAATAGATGCCATGAATTGCAGAGAA ctAAGCGTTCCAGATGGCATGATTTGTACGCGTCTTCAGAGCGTTTGTTGCGTGGCGTTGCCCAACGAAGTTCGTTTTATACGATTTGGTGGTGGAGCAGCTACCGTCAAGTACAATCTGTTTAAATCGATTCCACTTCTAGCTATTGCTAAATACG AGTTTAACACGCCTCGGAGGCTTACTAACGTGAAACTAGACAGACCAATTGTTGAAGAAGGGTCTGGCTTTGAGCAAGAAGAAGTTCCC GAACCGACTCCTGATCCGATGATTCGAATCAGCGAGAGTGAAATCGagtacgacgaagaaaccgaTTTGCTTGGAAGCGGCTGCAGCGGTGAAGTCTATCGAGCCAACCTGATGAAAAACAACGACGTTCAACGTGTAGCAATCAAAGTTTTTGTTAAAAGGCGAATAATGCCAAC GCAATCGGAGCGCTTAGACAAAGAAGCGCGAATTCTTTTGAGCATTAAGCGTCATCCTCACATTCTCAGTCTTATTGGCATATGTACCTCTCCTAGATGCTACGCATTGGTCATGGAGTACATCAGTGGTGGTGACCTGTTTCAAGTCTTGACCTCAGCCGATGACCACGGCATAGAGCTGTGGGAAAATCGTCTTGGCATTGCCAATCAAATCGCTCTGGGAATGTCTCATCTTCACAAGAACGAACCGACCGTCATTCATCTCGACCTCAAGTCAAACAACGTTCTCATGAACAGGATAACTCGAGAAGGAAGAACGATGTATATTTGCAAA ATCTGTGATTTTGGTCTTGCGAAAATGACCGACGTTAGCTCTGTGACTCAGTGCCGCGAAGAGGGTCAGACTCCTGGAGGTACAGCGATGTACATCGCACCGGAACGATATCTGTCTGTCACGTACGGCACTGAGGACAGCgaacagaaaagagaagtcGCTAAGAAGTCCGACGTCTTCAGTTACGGAATTCTGCTATGGGAAATCAAAGAGCGAGACCGACCCTATAAAG AAATGCCGCCGGTGTCAATTCACTTGCACACACAGGCGGGAGGTCAACTTCCAGAGGGAAAGGTCGAGGCCCCAGAAGCTTACACTGCTCTTCTGAAAGACTGCGTCAGGTTTAATCCCTTAGAGAGGCCCTCGTTTGATGATGTGATCAGTATCTTGAGAAACAAACTGATCTAG
- the LOC136188073 gene encoding uncharacterized protein: MLLSEILPQKIPLIQNLYYMLRETGREDIVSAIREEGETKARYVDVSSEKGTKLSSTSKDLSESEDSTAVIALEFRGMTLIFKEAQTLQEDIGEAGGVIASESFTVTIPPGAIVGRTLRTGFTVYEYQPEESKNADDDTDDGAEVTDMIVLHPCGTKFAKNVEIRMKFYDCFQSETCLLYEGPKDGIFSGMFFDRPAFTSPTITLDVGMTASLSPSSIDISTKHFCKLFACLFGCAGHCYRALAFGRWARGDSPHSATIDLHFTSSKLSYVNHVERCNKGWPQLLKDFNVRLFFSRSDPIMLKITRVSSGWELISTPPREIPKQELTQAKKSPSKYCSRSFSLKRIFKVDDPWLEVQLTGGKKTDCLLTLKEYISSPVASNIEAAGASLSGVGETTTIGNPVTDNQIRQLHIKIEAFWKRVANFLGPTPLTDNEIDQIRKSRDFDDDADRSKAMLNKWQKKQIDKGGKSGTVGDVLKALLHSDVGLRDVAEEVFSKAAVDRYYSTDN, from the exons ATGCTGCTCTCTGAAATTCTTCCTCAGAAAATCCCGCTCATTCAAAATTTGTACTATATGCTTCGCGAGACAGGACGCGAAGACATCGTATCTGCCATTCGTGAAGAAGGTGAAACGAAAGCGCGCTACGTTGATGTTTCATCAGAGAAAGGAACGAAGCTCTCAAGCACTTCTAAG GATTTGTCGGAAAGCGAGGATTCTACCGCTGTTATTGCACTTGAATTCCGTGGCATGACACTTATATTCAAAGAAGCACAAACTTTGCAGGAGGATATTGGTGAAGCTGGAGGAGTAATTGCTTCTGAGTCTTTTACAGTGACTATTCCTCCTGGAGCAATAGTAGGCAGAACCTTACGCACAGGATTTACTGTTTATGAATATCAGCCAGAAGAATCCAAAAACGCTGATGACGACACTGATGACGGCGCGGAAGTGACAGACATGATAGTCTTACATCCTTGCGGCACAAAATTTGCAAAGAATGTTGAAATCAGGATGAAATTTTATGACTGTTTTCAATCTGAAACTTGTCTCTTATATGAAGGACCAAAGGACGGAATCTTTTCTGGGATGTTTTTTGACCGTCCAGCATTTACATCACCAACAATCACTCTTGATGTTGGAATGACAGCTAGTCTTAGTCCGTCATCTATTGATATAAGCACAAAGCACTTTTGCAAGCTGTTTGCATGTCTATTTGGATGTGCTGGGCACTGCTATCGAGCGTTGGCTTTTGGAAGGTGGGCAAGAGGCGACTCTCCTCACTCAGCCACAATTGATCTGCATtttacgtcatcaaagtTATCTTACGTCAACCACGTTGAACGATGCAACAAAGGTTGGCCTCAACTATTGAAAGACTTCAACGTCAgattatttttttcgcgatctGATCCGATTATGCTCAAAATTACAAGAGTTTCTTCTGGTTGGGAACTGATATCTACTCCTCCGAGGGAAATTCCAAAGCAAGAACTGACTCAAGCAAAGAAATCTCCTTCAAAATATTGCTCGCGCAGCTTTTCGCTAAAGAGGATATTCAAAGTTGACGATCCATGGCTCGAAGTTCAGCTAAcaggaggaaagaaaactgACTGCTTGCTCACGTTGAAAGAGTACATTTCATCTCCTGTT GCTAGTAACATTGAAGCCGCTGGTGCCAGTCTCTCTG GTGTAGGTGAAACAACAACAATAGGCAATCCTGTTACAGATAATCAAATTCGACAACTTCACATTAAAATAGAGGCATTTTGGAAGAGAGTGGCGAATTTTCTTGGCCCTACACCTCTCACTGATAACGAGATAGACCAGATTAGAAAGAGCAGAGatttcgatgacgacgccgatcgttCTAAAGCAATGCTGAACAAATGGCAAAAGAAGCAAATAGACAAAGGCGGAAAATCTGGCaccgtcggcgacgtgctAAAAGCACTCCTTCACAGCGACGTTGGACTCCGAGATGTGGCTGAAGAAGTTTTCAGCAAAGCAGCTGTAGATCGTTACTATAGCACGGACAATTAA
- the LOC136185455 gene encoding uncharacterized protein, protein MADRVGRKLIGYDMEGFGFYDGCKRYLAGRSKWIFVKGVSDYATKDTKIRDKSYQKYCCASATAFVFHLAKLFKESLFDVGTDETDHGFQVGVAAGATLSGETTLGSPVTDDQIQQLHIKIEAFWKRVANFLGPTYLTDDEIGQIRKSRDFDDDADRSKAMLNKWRKKQMDKRGKSGTVGDMLKALLHSDVGLRDVAEEVFGKAAVDHYYRMLVL, encoded by the exons ATGGCTGATAGAGTTGGACGAAAACTGATAGGCTATGACATGGAAGGGTTTGGTTTTTATGATGGCTGTAAACGTTATTTAGCCGGCAGAAGCAAGTGGATTTTTGTCAAAGGGGTGTCAGATTATGCAACAAAGGACACAAAAATTCGTGACAAATCTTATCAAAAGTATTGCTGTGCGTCAGCAACAGCATTTGTTTTTCACCTGGCAAAATTGTTTAAAGAGTCACTTTTTGACGTTGGAACAGATGAAACTGATCATG GCTTTCAAGTTGGTGTAGCAGCTGGTGCCACTCTTTCTG GTGAAACAACATTAGGCAGTCCTGTTACCGATGATCAAATTCAACAACTTCACATTAAAATAGAGGCATTCTGGAAGAGAGTGGCAAATTTTCTTGGCCCTACATATCTCACTGATGACGAGATAGGCCAGATTAGAAAGAGCAGAGatttcgatgacgacgccgatcgttCTAAAGCAATGCTGAACAAATGGCGAAAGAAGCAAATGGACAAGAGAGGAAAATCTGGCACCGTCGGCGACATGCTAAAAGCACTCCTTCACAGCGACGTTGGACTCCGAGATGTGGCTGAAGAAGTCTTCGGCAAAGCAGCTGTAGATCATTACTATAGAATGTTGGTTTTGTAG